From the Nitrobacter hamburgensis X14 genome, one window contains:
- a CDS encoding class I SAM-dependent methyltransferase, producing MVADGLPEDPYLYFGNLGKTEPQYKIPNFVGLCLVPRSEREIKHDLNDPLPVPDNSIKKIQAQDVMEHIPKDRVPSLLDEVYRVLVPGGIFRLSVPDYRSPLLKARTVFDHKGNVLADLMMGAKVEYDTKNAAYKTVFMTDGSAHLWFPTYEHVLDLILRSEIRKSSKITFHHYWLDDETSVTNSFPENEMFVFRCPPRDLRAGGKAISIIVDFIK from the coding sequence ATGGTTGCAGATGGGCTTCCCGAGGACCCGTATTTATATTTCGGCAATCTCGGTAAAACAGAGCCGCAGTACAAGATCCCTAATTTCGTTGGTCTTTGTCTCGTTCCTCGATCTGAACGAGAGATCAAGCACGATTTGAACGATCCGCTTCCGGTGCCGGACAATTCGATCAAAAAGATCCAGGCGCAGGATGTGATGGAGCACATCCCGAAAGATCGCGTTCCAAGTCTTTTGGATGAGGTCTATCGCGTATTGGTGCCGGGTGGCATTTTCCGCCTCAGTGTGCCGGACTATCGCAGTCCTCTACTTAAGGCGCGGACTGTCTTTGATCATAAAGGGAACGTGCTCGCTGACTTGATGATGGGCGCGAAAGTCGAGTACGACACCAAAAATGCAGCCTACAAGACGGTATTCATGACCGATGGTTCTGCCCATCTATGGTTTCCAACCTACGAGCATGTGCTAGATTTGATCCTGCGATCCGAGATCAGGAAATCTTCGAAAATCACCTTCCACCATTATTGGCTGGACGATGAGACTTCGGTGACGAATTCATTTCCCGAGAACGAAATGTTCGTTTTCAGGTGTCCTCCGCGGGACCTGAGGGCCGGCGGCAAGGCTATTTCGATCATCGTTGATTTCATCAAATAA
- a CDS encoding tRNA-uridine aminocarboxypropyltransferase: MAAADTRQDAIPDCQRCHKPLALCICDSVEPIRNRTSLLILQHPQEQDRALGTARLTALHFQDAVLKIGLSWPSLSRALGRTVHDPSRWAVLYLGSARADDLNTDRAIVAINRKGEMEDGQRAILADIEGLVLLDGTWSQAKALWWRNAWMLKCQRIILGPRQPSRYGKLRREPRWDGLATIEAAAMMLAGLENRPDIETTLLASFERMLAKYREVQATMPELAPRPKPSRDYRRRRA; encoded by the coding sequence ATGGCCGCCGCTGACACAAGGCAGGACGCGATTCCGGATTGCCAACGGTGCCACAAACCGTTGGCACTCTGCATTTGCGACAGCGTCGAGCCGATCAGGAACAGGACATCGCTCTTGATCCTGCAGCATCCCCAAGAGCAGGACAGGGCTCTCGGGACCGCCCGGCTGACGGCGTTACATTTCCAGGACGCCGTGCTGAAGATCGGGCTGTCCTGGCCGAGCCTGTCCCGGGCGCTGGGCCGGACGGTGCATGATCCGTCGCGCTGGGCGGTGCTTTATCTCGGATCGGCCAGGGCCGACGATCTCAACACCGACCGCGCGATCGTGGCGATCAACCGCAAGGGCGAGATGGAGGACGGTCAGCGCGCCATCCTCGCGGACATCGAGGGTTTGGTGCTGCTAGACGGCACCTGGAGCCAGGCCAAGGCGCTGTGGTGGCGCAACGCATGGATGCTCAAATGCCAGCGCATCATTCTGGGACCGCGCCAGCCCTCACGTTATGGCAAGCTTCGCAGGGAGCCTCGTTGGGACGGGCTCGCCACGATCGAGGCCGCGGCGATGATGCTCGCCGGTCTCGAAAATCGTCCGGACATCGAGACGACTTTGCTCGCGAGTTTTGAGCGGATGCTGGCGAAATATCGTGAGGTCCAGGCGACGATGCCCGAACTCGCGCCCCGGCCGAAACCGAGCAGGGATTATCGGCGCCGCCGCGCCTGA
- a CDS encoding efflux RND transporter permease subunit, with product MASISEPFIRRPVGTTLLAIGLFLIGVVAYGFLPVASVPNVDFPMIRVSANRPGAAPSVMAATVAAPLERRLGEIAGVDQITSTSTLGATSIQLRFAIGRDIDHAARDVQAAINASLADLPTDLPTLPKFRKANPAAAPVFILALTSKTMSTSAIYDVADTVIVQRISQVPGVGEVSVSGADQPAVRIALNPVALSNAGISTDDVRTAIVNANPLGPVGIFNGGRQSETLSTNRQMRTAAEFRDIVIKSSGGNFVQLSDVADVKDATRNSRSIAWFNKQPAVLIQITKQGDANVIDTVDRVKAIIPELKQWIPAGVEISTLVDRTGSIRASVDDMEWTLLATAFLVMVVVYAFLRRFTPTVAAGVSVPLALAGTCAGMWLAGFSIDNLSLMALAISVGFVVDDAIVMIENMYRNLEQGLPPYRAALEGAKQIGFTVLSISLSLIAAFTPLIFMDGMVGRLLREFSLTLTFAIVVSTVVSLTVTPMICAHYIKHATSADATRFDRLVEGFLSRVVAFYTRTLRVVLGFPILTLLVFFATIALTVTLYIKMPKGYFPIDDSGFVIGSTRASADVSFQSMLGLQQRVMDIVMADPAVQGIGSSIGGSSTRGGSNRGFMYITLKPPAERGGLTTQQVIDRMRRNLGDVPGIRLFMFAAQDIRGGGRQSDSNYQYTLSSTDLDLLQKWAPLVAKRMETVEGITDVSSDRDPGGLQLTLSIDRPKASSLGVRVQDIDNALNNAFSQRQISIVYTQRNQYQVILEVDPQFQQDPSNLERIFVAGADGVQVPLSAVVRYQRDLSPLAVYHSQSFPSVTVSFNTLPDVELQEATSNIQRAVDELHMPEGIRGSFEGNAADFRKTSGRQPLLILGALVAVYIVLGVLYESLAHPLTIISTLPSAGLGALLALQITNTSLTIIAFVGIILLIGIVKKNGIMIVDFALDAERQRGLSSTDAIFEACSVRFRPILMTTMAAIFAAIPLVLATGPGTELRRPLGITIIGGLLVSQVLTLYTTPVIYLLIDRLRRRGEAAPAIAPAE from the coding sequence GTGGCCTCGATCTCCGAGCCGTTCATCCGAAGGCCGGTCGGTACCACGTTGCTGGCGATCGGCCTGTTTCTGATCGGAGTGGTCGCTTACGGGTTCCTCCCGGTGGCTTCGGTGCCGAATGTCGATTTCCCGATGATCAGGGTGTCGGCGAACCGGCCGGGGGCGGCGCCTTCGGTGATGGCGGCGACCGTCGCCGCGCCGCTGGAGCGCCGGCTCGGCGAGATCGCCGGCGTCGATCAGATCACATCCACGAGCACGCTTGGCGCCACCAGCATCCAGTTGCGGTTCGCCATCGGGCGCGACATCGACCACGCGGCACGCGACGTGCAGGCGGCGATCAACGCCTCGCTCGCCGATCTGCCGACCGATCTGCCGACATTGCCGAAATTCCGCAAGGCGAATCCCGCTGCGGCACCGGTCTTTATTCTGGCGCTGACGTCAAAAACCATGTCGACCAGCGCGATCTATGATGTGGCCGACACCGTTATCGTTCAGCGCATCTCGCAGGTTCCGGGTGTCGGCGAGGTTTCCGTAAGCGGCGCCGATCAGCCGGCCGTCCGGATTGCGCTCAACCCGGTGGCGCTCTCGAACGCGGGCATCTCGACCGACGATGTCCGCACCGCGATCGTGAACGCGAATCCGCTTGGCCCTGTCGGAATCTTCAATGGCGGCCGCCAGAGCGAGACGCTGTCGACCAACCGGCAGATGCGGACGGCGGCCGAATTTCGCGACATCGTTATCAAAAGCTCCGGAGGGAATTTCGTCCAGCTCTCGGACGTGGCCGACGTCAAGGATGCCACGCGGAACAGCCGCTCCATCGCCTGGTTCAACAAGCAACCCGCGGTGCTGATCCAGATCACCAAGCAGGGCGATGCCAATGTCATCGACACCGTCGACCGGGTGAAGGCGATTATCCCTGAACTCAAGCAGTGGATTCCGGCCGGTGTCGAAATATCGACCCTCGTTGACCGAACCGGCTCGATCCGCGCCAGCGTGGACGACATGGAGTGGACGTTGTTGGCGACGGCGTTTCTGGTGATGGTGGTGGTTTATGCGTTCCTCCGCCGTTTCACACCGACCGTCGCCGCCGGTGTGTCGGTTCCGCTGGCGCTTGCGGGTACATGCGCCGGGATGTGGCTGGCAGGCTTCTCCATCGACAACCTGTCCCTGATGGCGCTGGCCATTTCCGTCGGCTTCGTGGTCGACGATGCCATCGTCATGATCGAGAATATGTACCGCAACCTCGAGCAGGGGCTGCCGCCTTACCGGGCTGCGCTCGAAGGAGCGAAGCAAATCGGTTTCACGGTGCTGTCGATCAGCCTGTCGTTGATCGCCGCATTCACGCCCCTGATCTTCATGGACGGCATGGTCGGCCGGTTGTTACGAGAATTCTCGCTCACCCTCACATTTGCGATCGTGGTGTCGACCGTCGTGTCGTTGACCGTCACACCGATGATCTGCGCCCACTACATCAAGCACGCGACATCAGCCGATGCGACCCGGTTCGACCGGCTGGTTGAAGGCTTTCTGTCGCGAGTCGTGGCGTTCTATACGCGGACGCTGCGCGTCGTGCTCGGCTTTCCCATCCTGACGCTGCTGGTGTTCTTTGCGACGATCGCCCTGACAGTGACGCTGTATATCAAGATGCCGAAGGGCTATTTCCCGATCGACGACAGCGGCTTCGTGATCGGCTCGACGCGAGCGTCGGCCGACGTTTCCTTTCAGTCCATGCTCGGGCTTCAACAGCGCGTTATGGATATCGTGATGGCAGATCCTGCCGTGCAAGGGATCGGCTCCTCCATCGGCGGCAGCAGCACGCGCGGAGGCTCAAATCGCGGATTCATGTATATCACGCTGAAGCCGCCGGCCGAACGGGGCGGGCTGACGACCCAGCAGGTGATCGACCGGATGCGCCGGAATCTCGGCGATGTGCCGGGCATCAGGCTGTTCATGTTCGCGGCGCAGGACATTCGCGGCGGCGGACGCCAGAGCGATTCCAACTACCAGTATACGCTCTCCAGCACCGACCTCGATTTGTTGCAGAAGTGGGCGCCCCTCGTCGCCAAGCGCATGGAGACGGTGGAGGGGATCACGGACGTTTCCAGCGACCGCGACCCCGGCGGTCTGCAACTGACCTTGTCGATCGACCGGCCAAAGGCATCCAGCCTCGGCGTCAGGGTTCAGGATATCGACAACGCACTCAACAATGCCTTTTCGCAACGACAGATTTCGATCGTTTACACCCAGCGCAACCAGTATCAGGTCATTCTGGAAGTCGATCCGCAATTCCAGCAAGACCCATCCAACCTGGAACGCATCTTTGTCGCGGGGGCTGACGGAGTGCAGGTGCCGCTGTCTGCCGTCGTCCGCTATCAGCGCGACCTCTCACCGCTCGCCGTTTATCACTCGCAGTCGTTTCCATCGGTGACGGTGTCCTTTAATACGTTGCCGGATGTGGAGCTTCAGGAAGCGACCAGCAATATTCAACGCGCGGTCGATGAATTGCACATGCCCGAGGGCATTCGCGGAAGCTTCGAGGGCAACGCGGCCGATTTCCGCAAAACGTCGGGACGGCAGCCGCTGCTGATCCTCGGCGCGCTTGTCGCGGTGTATATTGTGCTCGGCGTTCTCTACGAGAGCCTGGCGCATCCGCTCACCATCATCTCGACCTTGCCATCCGCCGGTCTCGGCGCACTGCTGGCCTTGCAGATCACCAATACGTCGCTGACGATCATTGCATTTGTCGGAATCATTCTTCTCATCGGCATCGTCAAGAAGAACGGCATCATGATCGTGGATTTCGCGCTGGATGCCGAGCGCCAACGCGGCCTGTCGTCCACGGACGCCATATTCGAGGCATGCAGCGTGCGCTTCCGGCCCATCCTCATGACCACTATGGCGGCGATTTTCGCCGCGATACCGCTGGTGCTCGCAACCGGTCCGGGCACTGAACTAAGACGGCCCCTCGGCATCACCATCATCGGCGGGCTGCTCGTTTCACAGGTTCTGACGCTTTACACGACACCCGTGATCTACCTCCTGATCGACCGGTTGCGGCGGCGAGGCGAGGCTGCTCCGGCGATCGCGCCGGCCGAGTAG
- a CDS encoding efflux RND transporter permease subunit, whose protein sequence is MGVSEPFIRRPIATSLLGIALMIGGALGYWALPISALPQVDFPTVQVRTQLPGASPDVVASLLTAPLERQLGQIPSLSSMASTSSFGVSQISLQFNLDRDIDGATQDVQAAINAAAGILPKNLPYPPTYAKVNPADAPVMTLALTSDTVSLRAMSDIADTILTQRLSQISGVGRVSVLGGLKPAVRVQADLARLAAYGISMEDLRAGIAGANVSGPKGSLDGAQQAYTIAANDQIAVADAYKPIIIAYRNGSPVTIGDVAQIVDGLENDRTGGWYNGTPAVIIDIQRQPGANVIEVVRQIREEIPKVQRAIPAGVKLTVVSDRTVTIRASVHDVQFTLILSVVLVTLVVLLFLRSLRATLIAGVALPLSLITSFGIMYFAGFSLDNLSLMALTIGTGFVVDDAIVMIENIVRHIENGESVMEASLRGASEIGFTVISLTVSLIAVFIPLLFMSGLVGRMFREFALTLTIAVVTSAIVSLTLTPMMCSRLLKHSGGERAVPGMAAVSRSIDRMVEFYHRTLLWVLRHQRATLVVVFATVAATMVLYVVAPKGFLPLQDTASITAVTEAGPDVSFAEMRKHQAEVANVIKEDPDVTGVVSVIGAGSVNPTTNVGRLVMTLKPRSDRRDDVAVVIARLKERVAPIPGMTVYFQPVQDVQISTQSSRSLYQYTLTGTDAAQVSEWARKLVAELRRDPLFQDVSSEAQENGLRAALHIDRARAGQLGVSLQGVNDTLNDAFAQRQISTVYGQANQYRVVLEALPQYQRDPSILSKLYLPGLAGAQVPLSAVATLTRTTAPLSISHHAQFPATSLSFNLAPGESLGDAVERVKTIETHIGMPSSIVGVFSGDAAEFSKSLAGQPWLILAALVTIYIVLGVLYESYIHPITILSTLPSAGVGAILALMLFGQDLSVIGLIGIILLMGIVKKNAIMMIDFALEAERHQGMSPTEAIVQACLLRFRPIMMTTLAALFGALPLAIESGTGAELRFPLGISIIGGLLLSQLLTLYTTPVIYLALDRLNKRIEKAVPTGGPEQPPIAGTTEGMQ, encoded by the coding sequence ATGGGCGTCTCCGAACCGTTTATTCGTCGTCCGATCGCAACCTCCTTGCTCGGGATCGCGTTGATGATCGGAGGCGCGCTCGGCTATTGGGCGTTGCCGATCTCGGCTTTGCCGCAAGTCGACTTCCCGACAGTGCAGGTGAGGACCCAGTTGCCGGGCGCGAGTCCCGATGTGGTTGCGTCGCTGCTGACCGCGCCGCTGGAACGCCAGCTCGGGCAGATCCCATCGCTGTCGTCGATGGCATCGACAAGCTCGTTCGGCGTCAGTCAGATTTCCCTGCAATTCAACCTGGACCGCGATATCGACGGCGCCACGCAGGATGTGCAGGCGGCGATTAACGCCGCCGCCGGGATACTGCCGAAAAACCTGCCGTATCCGCCGACATACGCCAAGGTGAATCCTGCCGACGCGCCGGTGATGACGCTCGCGCTGACGTCGGACACGGTCTCGCTGCGCGCCATGAGCGATATTGCGGACACCATCCTGACCCAGCGTCTCAGTCAGATTTCGGGCGTGGGGCGCGTTTCCGTGCTCGGAGGTCTGAAGCCGGCGGTGCGTGTCCAGGCCGACCTCGCACGGCTGGCCGCCTACGGCATTTCAATGGAAGATTTGCGCGCCGGGATTGCCGGCGCCAATGTTTCAGGCCCAAAGGGCTCGCTGGACGGCGCGCAGCAAGCCTACACCATCGCCGCCAACGACCAGATCGCGGTGGCGGACGCGTACAAGCCCATCATTATCGCCTATCGCAACGGCTCTCCGGTCACGATTGGCGATGTCGCCCAGATCGTCGACGGACTGGAAAACGACCGCACCGGCGGCTGGTATAACGGAACGCCGGCCGTCATCATCGATATCCAGCGCCAGCCCGGCGCCAATGTGATCGAGGTCGTCCGGCAGATCCGGGAGGAGATTCCGAAGGTCCAGCGTGCGATTCCCGCCGGTGTTAAACTGACGGTCGTCAGCGATCGGACCGTGACGATCCGTGCCTCCGTCCACGACGTGCAATTCACGCTCATTCTCAGTGTCGTGCTGGTCACGCTCGTGGTGCTGCTTTTCCTGCGCTCGCTGCGGGCGACATTGATCGCGGGAGTGGCGCTGCCGCTGTCGCTGATTACCAGTTTCGGCATCATGTATTTCGCCGGATTCAGCCTCGACAACCTGTCGCTGATGGCGCTGACGATCGGCACCGGATTCGTGGTCGACGACGCCATCGTGATGATCGAAAACATCGTCCGTCACATCGAGAACGGCGAGAGCGTCATGGAAGCCTCGCTCCGGGGTGCGAGCGAGATCGGCTTTACCGTGATTTCGCTGACGGTCTCGCTGATCGCGGTGTTCATTCCGCTGCTGTTCATGTCCGGGCTGGTCGGGAGGATGTTCCGCGAATTTGCCCTGACCCTCACCATCGCGGTTGTCACGTCCGCTATCGTGTCGCTGACTTTGACGCCGATGATGTGCTCGCGGCTGCTGAAGCACTCCGGGGGGGAGCGAGCGGTTCCGGGAATGGCGGCGGTCAGCCGCAGTATCGATCGGATGGTCGAGTTCTACCATCGTACGTTATTATGGGTGCTGCGGCATCAGCGCGCGACACTGGTTGTGGTGTTTGCGACAGTCGCCGCGACGATGGTCCTCTATGTCGTCGCGCCCAAGGGCTTTCTGCCCTTGCAGGACACGGCATCGATCACCGCGGTGACTGAAGCGGGTCCGGATGTATCCTTTGCCGAAATGCGAAAGCATCAAGCCGAGGTGGCCAACGTCATCAAAGAGGATCCGGACGTCACGGGCGTTGTATCGGTCATTGGTGCCGGCTCCGTGAATCCAACGACGAATGTCGGACGCCTGGTGATGACGTTGAAGCCGCGGAGCGACCGCCGCGACGATGTAGCTGTCGTTATCGCGCGGTTGAAGGAGCGCGTTGCCCCGATCCCCGGCATGACGGTTTATTTTCAGCCGGTGCAGGATGTCCAGATCAGTACGCAGTCGAGCCGTTCGCTATATCAGTACACCCTAACGGGGACGGATGCCGCCCAGGTTTCGGAGTGGGCCCGCAAACTGGTTGCCGAACTGCGTCGCGATCCGCTGTTCCAGGACGTATCATCCGAAGCTCAGGAAAACGGACTGCGTGCAGCGCTGCACATCGACCGCGCCCGCGCGGGCCAGCTCGGCGTCAGCCTCCAGGGTGTCAACGACACGCTGAACGATGCCTTCGCGCAACGGCAGATATCGACCGTTTACGGGCAGGCCAACCAATATCGCGTCGTGCTGGAGGCCTTGCCGCAGTATCAGCGCGACCCCTCGATCCTCTCCAAGCTTTATCTGCCGGGTCTTGCCGGCGCACAAGTGCCGCTGTCCGCGGTCGCAACGCTGACCCGAACGACGGCGCCGCTGTCGATCTCGCATCACGCGCAATTCCCGGCGACGTCGCTCAGTTTCAACCTTGCTCCGGGAGAATCGCTCGGCGATGCCGTGGAGCGGGTCAAGACCATCGAGACCCACATCGGCATGCCCTCAAGTATCGTCGGTGTGTTCTCCGGCGATGCGGCGGAGTTCTCCAAATCGCTTGCCGGACAACCCTGGCTGATCCTGGCTGCGCTGGTCACGATCTACATCGTGCTGGGCGTATTGTACGAGAGCTACATTCATCCGATCACGATTCTCTCGACGCTGCCTTCGGCGGGTGTCGGCGCCATTCTCGCGTTGATGCTGTTCGGACAGGATCTGTCCGTCATCGGCCTGATCGGCATCATTCTTCTGATGGGCATCGTGAAGAAGAACGCGATCATGATGATCGATTTCGCGCTCGAGGCCGAGCGCCATCAGGGCATGTCGCCGACCGAGGCGATCGTGCAGGCATGCCTGCTCCGGTTCAGGCCAATAATGATGACCACGCTGGCGGCGCTGTTCGGCGCGCTGCCGCTGGCGATCGAAAGCGGCACCGGCGCGGAACTGCGATTTCCCCTTGGCATCTCGATCATCGGCGGCCTGCTGCTCAGCCAGTTGCTTACGCTTTACACCACGCCCGTGATCTATCTGGCGCTGGATCGGCTGAACAAGCGGATCGAGAAAGCCGTTCCGACGGGCGGGCCGGAGCAGCCGCCGATCGCAGGTACGACCGAGGGAATGCAGTAG
- a CDS encoding efflux RND transporter periplasmic adaptor subunit gives MLFKPGLDETAKAAGDGMPDKVTGRGRRPAVRIAITLLIVGGLAYLGWTALAQKKRDARGGRPDLAVPVLAATPRIQDVPVYLDGVGAVRALNTVVVRSQVDGKLIAVNFTEGQDVKKDDVLGEIDPVIYQAQYDQAVAKKAQDEAQLANMRLDLKRYQQLAASNAGSKQQADTQSAVVAQQEALVRADQAAIDNAQAMLGYTRIVAPISGRAGLRQVDRGNIIHASDATGLVIITQLQPIAVQFSLPQQQITRVNAAMAKGALAVDVFGNDGTTVVDTGKLIGVDNQVDPTTGTLKLKAEFPNGHFQLWPGQFVNVRLKVETLSQATVIPTSAVQRGPLGTFSYVIGSDDIATAKPVTVTQQDEKDAVIAKGIAPTDRVVTTGFANLSDGAKVTVSQNDQTPTADLAPQKRQGKRGARQGGERRGKRDEGSQKQSGSGVQKNGQSSGNAKTQP, from the coding sequence ATGCTCTTTAAACCGGGGCTGGACGAAACCGCGAAAGCAGCCGGCGACGGGATGCCTGACAAGGTGACGGGTCGCGGCCGGCGACCTGCCGTGCGGATCGCGATCACGCTCCTGATCGTCGGAGGACTCGCCTATCTCGGCTGGACCGCGCTCGCGCAAAAGAAGCGCGACGCAAGGGGCGGACGTCCCGATCTCGCAGTACCGGTGCTTGCCGCAACGCCGCGCATCCAGGACGTACCGGTCTACCTCGATGGCGTCGGAGCCGTCCGGGCTCTGAACACGGTCGTCGTGCGCTCGCAGGTCGACGGCAAGCTGATCGCCGTCAATTTTACTGAGGGGCAGGACGTCAAGAAAGACGACGTACTGGGCGAGATCGATCCCGTGATCTACCAGGCGCAGTACGATCAGGCGGTCGCGAAGAAGGCCCAGGATGAAGCGCAACTGGCCAACATGCGCCTCGATCTGAAGCGCTACCAGCAACTGGCCGCCTCCAATGCCGGATCGAAGCAGCAGGCCGATACGCAGAGTGCGGTCGTTGCGCAGCAGGAGGCGCTCGTCAGGGCCGATCAGGCCGCGATCGACAACGCCCAGGCTATGCTCGGCTATACCAGGATTGTCGCGCCGATCTCGGGCCGTGCGGGCCTGCGCCAGGTCGATCGAGGCAACATCATCCATGCGTCCGATGCGACCGGACTTGTCATCATTACGCAGCTTCAGCCCATCGCTGTGCAATTCAGCCTGCCGCAGCAGCAGATTACGCGTGTGAATGCAGCAATGGCGAAGGGCGCCCTCGCAGTCGATGTATTCGGAAATGACGGAACGACAGTTGTCGATACCGGCAAGCTGATCGGCGTCGACAATCAGGTCGATCCGACGACCGGCACGTTGAAGCTGAAGGCCGAATTTCCGAATGGACACTTCCAGCTCTGGCCCGGCCAGTTCGTCAACGTGCGCCTCAAGGTGGAAACGCTGTCGCAGGCGACGGTCATACCGACGTCAGCGGTACAGCGTGGTCCGCTCGGAACCTTCAGCTATGTGATCGGAAGCGACGATATCGCGACAGCAAAGCCCGTGACGGTGACGCAGCAGGACGAAAAGGACGCGGTGATCGCCAAGGGCATTGCTCCCACGGATCGGGTGGTGACCACGGGATTTGCCAATCTCTCCGACGGTGCAAAGGTGACCGTCAGCCAGAACGATCAGACGCCGACGGCCGATCTGGCGCCTCAGAAGCGACAAGGTAAACGCGGCGCTCGTCAAGGCGGCGAGCGCCGCGGCAAGCGGGACGAGGGAAGTCAAAAGCAGTCGGGCAGCGGGGTGCAGAAAAACGGGCAATCGAGCGGCAACGCAAAGACTCAACCGTGA
- a CDS encoding efflux transporter outer membrane subunit: protein MLLPMLAMVATSAGCILTRDLPDPALDIPAGYKAARLTTTEAPPTLDWWRGFRSPELTDLMEEAQTVNLDIAAATARIIQADQQARIAGAALLPSVSVGGQETYSRTSGSSSSGLTNRGREVVNYSSSLSAASYEIDFWGKNRDATLAAEETATASRFDRDVVGLTTLTSVANAYFQVLAAQDRIRTAERNIASAVRILDAIKQRLSAGTGTDLDVAQQESVLANQRAAVPPLRQILAQNINALATLVARPPESVKVKGGSLNQIAAPRVTPGLPSELLTQRPDIRRQEAQLASATANVGSARAQFFPSIQLTGQGGYQSSALVALFQPQAAFFSLAGGLTQPIFDGGRILGNFEYTKAKQDELLQTYRKTVVSAFADVDNALIAIRQTTERLRLQRKVVTASRRAFELGEQQLRAGTADIVTVLNTQLTLFQAEDSLSQAQLARLLAVVSLYQALGGGWEPKIERPGNAL from the coding sequence ATGCTTCTCCCTATGTTGGCGATGGTGGCAACGTCGGCTGGCTGCATCCTGACCAGGGATCTTCCCGATCCGGCGCTGGACATTCCGGCCGGGTACAAGGCCGCGCGGCTGACCACGACTGAGGCTCCGCCGACGCTCGACTGGTGGCGTGGCTTTCGCTCGCCCGAACTGACGGACCTGATGGAGGAAGCTCAGACCGTCAATCTGGACATTGCAGCGGCGACGGCGCGGATCATTCAGGCCGATCAGCAAGCCCGGATCGCGGGGGCGGCGCTGTTGCCGAGCGTCAGTGTCGGGGGGCAGGAAACCTATTCCCGCACGTCGGGCTCGAGTTCCAGCGGCCTGACCAACCGCGGTCGGGAAGTTGTGAACTACTCGTCGTCGCTGAGCGCCGCCAGCTATGAGATCGATTTCTGGGGCAAGAACCGCGATGCAACACTGGCCGCAGAGGAAACCGCGACCGCGAGCCGCTTTGATCGCGACGTGGTGGGCCTGACGACTCTCACCAGCGTTGCGAATGCCTATTTCCAGGTTCTCGCAGCGCAAGACCGTATTCGTACCGCCGAGCGCAACATCGCCAGCGCCGTGCGCATCCTCGACGCGATCAAGCAGCGGCTGAGCGCCGGCACCGGGACCGATCTCGACGTGGCGCAACAGGAAAGCGTGCTGGCAAATCAGCGCGCCGCCGTTCCGCCGCTTCGTCAGATTTTGGCGCAGAACATCAACGCACTCGCGACGCTGGTGGCTCGTCCGCCGGAAAGCGTGAAGGTCAAGGGCGGCTCGCTCAACCAGATCGCCGCGCCGCGGGTGACGCCGGGCCTGCCGTCGGAATTATTGACACAGCGTCCGGACATCCGCCGTCAGGAGGCGCAACTCGCATCGGCTACCGCGAACGTGGGCAGCGCGCGCGCGCAGTTTTTCCCGAGCATTCAATTGACCGGGCAGGGTGGCTACCAGAGTTCGGCCCTGGTCGCGCTGTTCCAGCCCCAGGCCGCATTTTTCAGTCTCGCCGGCGGACTGACGCAGCCGATTTTCGACGGCGGCAGGATTCTCGGCAACTTCGAGTACACAAAAGCGAAACAGGACGAACTGCTTCAGACGTACCGCAAAACAGTGGTTTCGGCGTTCGCCGACGTCGATAACGCGTTGATCGCGATCCGTCAGACCACGGAGAGGCTGCGCCTTCAGCGGAAGGTCGTGACCGCCTCACGCAGGGCATTCGAACTCGGCGAGCAGCAGCTTCGGGCCGGCACAGCCGACATCGTAACCGTGCTGAATACGCAACTGACGCTGTTTCAGGCGGAGGATTCGCTGTCGCAGGCACAGCTTGCGCGACTACTGGCAGTCGTGAGCCTTTATCAGGCCCTGGGCGGCGGCTGGGAACCAAAAATTGAGAGGCCGGGCAATGCTCTTTAA